In the Oryza glaberrima chromosome 6, OglaRS2, whole genome shotgun sequence genome, one interval contains:
- the LOC127777979 gene encoding disease resistance protein PIK6-NP-like: MRDITISISREENFVFLPRGTDYEAVQGNTRHIAFQGSKYCSKISFNWSIIRSLTMFAERPVELEHSVCSSQLRMLRVLDLRDAQFTITQNDVNNIVLLCHLKYLRIARYNNASYIYSLPKSIGRLDGRQTLDLDSTNISTLPTQITKLRSLRSLRCMKQYDFSSFTTCLTDTLCLPMIFTPSVSTSDRAEKIANLHLATKSFRSKSNGVKVPKGICRLRDLQILGVVDIRRTSSRVIKELGQLSKLRKLYVVTKGSTKLKCEILYTAIQKLYSLQSLHMDAVGCTGIGTLECLDSVSSPPPLLRTLRLNGSLEELPNWIERLTHLRKFYLLRTKLKEGKTMLILGALPNLMLLHFCHNAYLGEKLVFKTGAFPNLRTLVTFNLDQQRDIRFEDGSSPQLEKIEIGRCRLESGIIGIIHLPRLKEISVEYKGKVAMLAQLEGEVNAHPNRPVLRMAMDRSDHDLAGNAKGSPP, translated from the coding sequence ATGCGTGATATTACAATTTCGATTTCTAGAGAGGAAAATTTTGTATTCTTACCTAGGGGCACTGACTATGAAGCAGTACAGGGGAACACTCGGCACATAGCATTTCAGGGGAGTAAGTATTGCTCTAAGATAAGCTTTAACTGGAGCATTATACGGTCATTAACTATGTTTGCCGAGAGGCCCGTAGAACTAGAGCATTCAGTTTGTTCATCTCAGTTGAGGATGTTACGGGTCTTGGATCTAAGAGATGCACAATTTACTATCACACAAAATGATGTCAACAATATAGTGCTCTTGTGCCACTTGAAATACCTACGCATTGCAAGATACAATAATGCATCATATATTTACTCACTTCCAAAATCCATAGGAAGACTGGATGGTCGGCAGACATTGGACTTGGATTCGACGAACATTTCAACACTGCCAACTCAGATTACTAAGCTTCGGAGTCTCCGGAGCCTTAGATGCATGAAGCaatatgatttttcttctttcacaACATGTTTAACTGACACGTTGTGCCTGCCCATGATATTCACACCTTCCGTTAGTACCTCTGATCGTGCTGAAAAAATTGCTAACTTGCACTTGGCCACCAAAAGCTTCCGTTCAAAATCAAATGGCGTCAAGGTACCAAAAGGAATATGTAGGTTGAGAGACTTACAAATATTGGGGGTAGTGGATATTAGAAGGACTAGCAGTAGAGTAATAAAAGAGTTGGGGCAGTTAAGCAAGCTGAGGAAACTATATGTGGTAACAAAGGGATCTACAAAGTTAAAATGTGAGATACTCTATACAGCCATCCAGAAGCTCTATTCCCTACAATCTCTCCATATGGATGCTGTGGGATGCACTGGTATTGGAACACTTGAGTGCCTAGATTCTGTTTCATCGCCTCCTCCCCTATTGAGGACACTCAGGTTGAATGGAAGTCTTGAAGAGTTGCCTAACTGGATTGAGCGGCTCACTCACCTGAGGAAATTCTACTTATTGAGGACCAAACTAAAGGAAGGTAAAACCATGCTGATACTTGGGGCATTGCCCAACCTCATGCTTCTTCATTTTTGTCACAATGCTTACCTTGGGGAGAAGTTAGTATTCAAAACAGGAGCATTCCCAAATCTTAGAACACTTGTGACTTTCAATTTGGATCAGCAAAGAGATATTAGATTTGAGGACGGCAGCTCACCCCAATTGGAAAAGATAGAAATAGGCAGGTGCAGATTGGAATCAGGGATTATTGGTATCATTCACCTTCCAAGGCTCAAGGAGATTTCAGTTGAATACAAAGGTAAAGTGGCGATGCTTGCTCAGCTGGAGGGAGAAGTGAACGCACACCCAAATCGTCCCGTGCTGCGAATGGCAATGGACCGAAGTGATCACGACCTTGCTGGCAACGCCAAAGGATCTCCTCCCTGA
- the LOC127775697 gene encoding leucine-rich repeat receptor-like serine/threonine/tyrosine-protein kinase SOBIR1 — translation MAFAATKPSKSPLLILLVSGVAFLLLASAVECYGGGRHDVTRSAVARRSGVGSRRQYVRHRLTGGAVDVPHRYMLAEKGSNSTRANHTSPAASNSTPSATTTEAPAAGKHHRSHKHRVRNWIIGFVVGSLAGVVSGLAMSVLFRMALNCVRGRYRSKSDTVIFIPKLIKSKEHLAFLEKDQDGLASLAVIGRGGCGEVYKAQLPPEREGDAPRFIAIKKIKKRSGDGSGGQNNNLSDEESRQLDKWTRQIQSEIRTVGHIRHRNLLPLAAHVPRPDCHYLVYEFMKNGSLHNALKATTTDTTTNDYNDNNSGEHPPPSPALPWPARLRIAVGIAAGLEYLHVSQRPQIIHRDLKPANILLDDDMEARIADFGLAKAMPDAHTHMTTSNVAGTLGYIAPEYHQTLKFTAKCDVYSFGVILAVLGTGKEPTDKFFAQQVVDDVGIVRWLRRVMQEGDPAAQAGVIDAAIAGAGHDEQILLVLRIAVFCTADDPKDRPTAKDVRCMLSQIKN, via the coding sequence ATGGCGTTCGCGGCGACCAAGCCGAGCAAGTCTCCCcttctcatcctcctcgtctccgGCGTCGCGTTCCtgctcctcgcctccgccgtcgagtgctacggcggcggccgccacgaTGTGACGCGGTCGGCCGTGGCGCGGCGCTCCGGCGTCGGGAGCCGGCGGCAGTACGTGCGCCACCGCCTgaccggcggcgccgtggacgTTCCGCACAGGTACATGCTCGCCGAGAAGGGCAGCAACTCGACTCGCGCTAACcacacctcgccggcggcgtcgaacTCGACGCCgtcagcgacgacgacggaggcgccggcggcggggaagcaCCACCGCAGCCACAAGCACCGCGTGAGGAACTGGATCATCGGGTTCGTGGTCGGgtccctcgccggcgtcgtctccGGGCTGGCGATGTCGGTGCTGTTCCGGATGGCGCTCAACTGCGTTCGGGGGCGGTACCGGAGCAAGTCCGACACGGTGATCTTCATCCCGAAGCTGATCAAGAGCAAGGAGCACCTGGCGTTCCTGGAGAAGGACCAGGACGGGCTGGCGTCGCTCGCCGTGAtcgggcgcggcggctgcggcgaggtGTACAAGGCGCAGCTCCCGCCGGAGCGGGAAGGCGACGCGCCGCGGTTCATCGCCATCAAGAAGATCAAGAAGCGCTCCGGCGACGGCTCCGGCGGCCAGAACAACAACCTGAGCGACGAGGAGAGCCGGCAGCTTGACAAGTGGACGCGGCAGATCCAGTCGGAGATCCGCACCGTGGGCCACATCCGCCACCGCAAcctcctcccgctcgccgcCCACGTCCCGCGCCCCGACTGCCACTACCTCGTCTACGAGTTCATGAAGAACGGCAGCCTCCACAACGCGCTCaaggccaccaccaccgacacCACGACGAACGACTACAACGACAACAACAGCGGCGagcatccgccgccgtcgccggcgctgcCGTGGCCGGCGCGGCTGCGGATCGCGGTGGGGATCGCGGCGGGGCTGGAGTACCTGCACGTGTCGCAGCGGCCGCAGATCATCCACCGCGACCTGAAGCCGGCGAACATCCTCCTGGACGACGACATGGAGGCGCGGAtcgccgacttcggcctcgccaaGGCGATGCCCGACGCGCACACCCACATGACGACCTCGAACGTGGCCGGGACGCTGGGGTACATCGCGCCGGAGTACCACCAGACGCTCAAGTTCACGGCCAAgtgcgacgtgtacagcttcggcgtcaTCCTGGCGGTGCTGGGCACCGGGAAGGAGCCGACGGACAAGTTCTTCGCGCAGCAGGTGGTGGACGACGTCGGGATCGTGCGGTGGCTGCGGCGGGTGATGCAGGAAGGGGACCCCGCCGCGCAGGCCGGGGTCatcgacgccgccatcgccggcgcggGCCACGACGAGCAgatcctcctcgtcctccgcaTCGCCGTCTTCTGCACCGCCGACGACCCCAAGGACCGCCCCACCGCCAAGGACGTCCGCTGCATGCTCTCCCAGATCAAGAACTAG